The following proteins are co-located in the Leptospira weilii genome:
- the prfA gene encoding peptide chain release factor 1, translated as MIGRLEKIQEKYLRISEELNLAKDPSSLKNLYKERSRLTPLYLKVEEYLKIHKDKKDAEELIPSEKDEEMHSMLKEEIRQASEKLEELEKELEILLLPPDPNSGKNILVEIRAGTGGEEAGLFVADLFRMYSKFADKQKIKSEIIDSAPTGIGGLKEIIFALEDERAYDLFKFEGGTHRVQRIPSTESGGRIHTSAVTVAVLPEADEEEIEINENDLRIDVYRSSGAGGQHVNTTDSAVRITHIPTGVVVACQDEKSQHKNKAKALRILSARILEKQAEDKKQASDAIKKQMVGSGDRSERVRTYNFPQGRCTDHRIGFTSHNLSAIMEGDLEELIGALIEEDRARKISETQTH; from the coding sequence ATGATAGGCAGACTTGAAAAAATACAAGAAAAATACCTTCGAATCAGCGAAGAGTTAAATTTGGCCAAAGATCCTTCCTCACTTAAGAATCTTTACAAGGAAAGATCCAGACTAACCCCTCTTTATCTCAAAGTGGAGGAATATCTCAAAATCCACAAAGATAAAAAAGATGCGGAAGAATTGATTCCATCCGAAAAAGACGAAGAAATGCATTCTATGCTCAAAGAAGAAATTCGTCAAGCGAGTGAGAAACTGGAGGAATTGGAAAAAGAACTCGAAATTCTACTTTTACCTCCCGATCCGAATTCGGGAAAAAATATTCTCGTGGAAATCCGGGCCGGAACCGGCGGAGAAGAGGCCGGTTTATTTGTGGCGGATCTTTTTAGAATGTATTCTAAATTTGCGGATAAACAAAAAATCAAAAGCGAAATCATCGATTCCGCCCCCACAGGAATCGGCGGGTTGAAAGAAATTATTTTCGCATTGGAAGACGAACGGGCTTACGATCTTTTCAAATTCGAAGGCGGAACACATCGGGTTCAAAGAATTCCAAGCACCGAGTCCGGAGGAAGAATCCATACGAGCGCGGTGACCGTCGCGGTCCTCCCCGAAGCTGATGAAGAAGAAATCGAAATCAACGAAAACGATCTTCGAATTGATGTGTATCGTTCCTCCGGAGCAGGCGGTCAACACGTAAATACAACCGACTCCGCGGTTCGAATCACTCACATTCCGACCGGAGTCGTAGTCGCTTGTCAGGACGAAAAATCACAGCATAAAAACAAAGCCAAGGCTCTTCGGATTTTAAGCGCGAGAATCCTTGAAAAACAAGCCGAAGATAAAAAACAGGCTTCGGACGCGATTAAGAAACAAATGGTAGGAAGCGGAGATCGTTCCGAACGAGTAAGAACCTACAACTTTCCTCAAGGAAGATGCACCGACCACAGAATCGGATTCACAAGTCATAACCTTTCCGCGATCATGGAAGGGGATCTGG
- a CDS encoding rhomboid family intramembrane serine protease, producing MIRILLFEFPLTTFFVFLMVATFFIVNIFLPEHLIRQYFLNHPGQIQPVSWIGAVFYHGSLIHLFGNMFYLFFLGRAVEYKAGKGRWLLFFFMAALISSLLDSFIRGVILRDSTPVVGASGAISGIAAVAALLSPFSLRFNHKNIPFPVFLVAWIMVYSDITNVFTEDGIARWAHLGGFISVIFAAYFLKPTERKQLHSGFILNLIFIILALILAFFYSSR from the coding sequence TTGATTCGGATCCTTCTTTTTGAATTTCCCTTAACTACTTTTTTCGTTTTTTTAATGGTCGCGACTTTTTTTATCGTGAACATTTTTCTTCCGGAACATCTGATTCGACAATATTTCCTAAATCATCCCGGACAAATCCAACCCGTGTCTTGGATCGGAGCCGTATTCTATCATGGAAGTTTAATACACTTATTTGGGAATATGTTTTATCTTTTTTTTCTGGGGAGAGCCGTAGAATATAAAGCGGGAAAAGGAAGATGGCTTTTGTTCTTTTTTATGGCCGCTTTAATTTCTTCCTTATTGGATTCTTTTATTCGCGGAGTCATCTTGCGCGATTCGACTCCGGTCGTAGGCGCTTCGGGCGCCATCTCGGGCATCGCCGCAGTCGCCGCATTACTTTCTCCGTTTTCTCTTCGTTTCAACCATAAGAATATCCCATTTCCGGTTTTTTTAGTCGCATGGATTATGGTTTACTCCGACATCACGAACGTTTTTACCGAAGACGGAATTGCACGTTGGGCGCATTTAGGCGGTTTTATTTCCGTCATCTTTGCGGCCTATTTTTTAAAACCTACGGAAAGAAAACAGCTTCATTCCGGTTTTATACTCAATTTAATCTTTATCATTTTGGCTTTGATTCTGGCGTTCTTTTATTCAAGCCGTTGA
- a CDS encoding TetR/AcrR family transcriptional regulator, whose amino-acid sequence MVSKKTTNVKKVVNSEPGKNANLLNPRKEPSQKRSINRVQRILDVVAELLEKNGIEAITTNMIAVEASIPIGSLYQYFPNKHAVLNAVGQRHLERINSMLSEIFQSDFRGKSWEDLIDLVIDSFANFYLTEPGFAPLWSSMKQDPELAEIDRENNLKISENVSMILSQFNVELAENRIISKIIVEVTDSILNLWIREQKDKEFSDKIIIELKIILKSYLTRYFPGGQNHLDSDPSF is encoded by the coding sequence TTGGTTTCAAAGAAAACGACCAACGTAAAGAAAGTTGTAAATAGTGAACCGGGAAAAAATGCAAATCTTCTCAATCCTAGAAAAGAGCCTTCTCAAAAAAGATCTATCAATCGAGTTCAAAGGATCTTAGACGTGGTCGCCGAACTTTTGGAAAAGAATGGGATTGAGGCAATTACTACGAATATGATTGCAGTCGAAGCGAGCATTCCGATCGGTTCCTTGTATCAATATTTTCCGAATAAGCACGCAGTTTTAAACGCAGTCGGCCAAAGACATTTGGAAAGAATCAATTCGATGCTTTCCGAAATTTTTCAATCCGACTTTAGAGGAAAATCCTGGGAAGATTTGATCGATTTAGTAATCGATTCTTTTGCAAACTTTTATCTTACAGAACCCGGCTTTGCACCTCTTTGGTCTTCGATGAAACAAGATCCTGAGTTGGCCGAAATCGATCGGGAAAATAATTTAAAAATCTCCGAGAACGTTTCTATGATTCTTTCTCAATTTAACGTGGAACTTGCCGAAAATAGAATTATATCAAAAATTATCGTGGAAGTTACCGACTCAATTTTAAACCTCTGGATCCGAGAGCAAAAGGATAAGGAATTTTCGGACAAAATAATCATCGAATTGAAGATCATTTTAAAATCTTATCTGACTCGATACTTCCCCGGAGGACAAAACCACCTTGATTCGGATCCTTCTTTTTGA
- the hisB gene encoding imidazoleglycerol-phosphate dehydratase HisB, which produces MTRRLIRFYDPVRMKAERKTSETEIKLEMNLRGTGQYRFDTEIPFFEHMLSHISKHGLIDLNLWLRGDIEIDCHHSVEDTAILMGTTIHKQLGDKAGIFRYGHFTLTMDEVLTTVAVDLGGRYFFKYTGPELTGKFGIYDAELSLEFLQKLALNAKMNLHVFVHYGDNRHHIHESIFKALGKALRMAIAQDSATAGAIPSTKGVLE; this is translated from the coding sequence TTGACACGGAGATTGATCCGATTCTATGATCCAGTTAGAATGAAAGCGGAAAGAAAAACCTCCGAAACCGAGATTAAATTGGAAATGAATCTCCGCGGAACTGGTCAGTATCGATTCGATACGGAGATTCCTTTTTTTGAACACATGCTTTCTCATATCTCCAAACACGGATTAATCGATCTGAATCTCTGGTTGAGAGGGGATATCGAAATCGATTGCCATCATTCCGTAGAAGATACAGCGATCTTAATGGGAACTACGATTCATAAACAATTGGGCGACAAAGCCGGAATCTTTCGATACGGACATTTTACTCTTACTATGGATGAAGTTCTTACAACCGTAGCCGTGGATCTGGGCGGTAGGTATTTTTTTAAATATACCGGTCCTGAACTAACGGGTAAATTCGGAATTTATGATGCGGAACTTTCTTTGGAATTTTTACAAAAACTTGCATTGAATGCAAAGATGAATTTGCACGTATTCGTTCATTACGGAGATAACAGACATCATATTCACGAATCTATTTTTAAAGCTCTAGGTAAAGCCCTTAGAATGGCGATCGCGCAAGACTCCGCGACCGCAGGTGCGATTCCTTCCACAAAAGGAGTTTTGGAATGA
- the hisH gene encoding imidazole glycerol phosphate synthase subunit HisH yields the protein MIAILDYGMGNIHSCIKAVSLYTKDFVYTKNRETIENSKALILPGDGHFDKAMENLSSTGLRETIDKHVNSGKPLFGICIGFQILFESSEEIAQDTKKERIEGLGYIKGKVKKFQGKDFKVPHIGWNRLQIRRKDKSILLKGISDQSFFYFIHSYRPTSAEGNAITGLCDYYQEKFPAVVEKDNIFGTQFHPEKSHTHGLKLLENFIRFV from the coding sequence ATGATCGCTATTCTAGATTACGGAATGGGAAATATTCATTCCTGTATCAAAGCCGTATCTCTTTATACGAAAGATTTCGTTTATACGAAAAATAGGGAAACGATCGAAAATTCAAAAGCTCTAATATTACCCGGTGACGGGCATTTTGATAAAGCTATGGAAAATTTGAGTTCGACCGGTCTTCGAGAAACGATTGATAAACACGTAAATTCCGGAAAACCTCTTTTTGGGATTTGCATAGGTTTTCAAATTCTTTTCGAGTCTTCGGAAGAAATCGCTCAAGATACTAAAAAAGAGCGGATCGAAGGTTTGGGATATATCAAAGGAAAGGTCAAAAAATTTCAGGGAAAAGATTTTAAAGTTCCTCATATCGGTTGGAATCGGCTTCAAATTCGTAGGAAAGATAAAAGTATTCTTTTGAAGGGAATCAGTGATCAGTCTTTTTTTTATTTCATCCATTCCTACAGACCGACGAGTGCAGAAGGAAATGCGATTACCGGACTTTGCGATTACTACCAAGAGAAATTTCCGGCGGTCGTGGAGAAAGATAATATTTTTGGAACTCAGTTCCATCCCGAAAAATCTCATACTCATGGACTTAAACTTTTGGAGAATTTCATTCGTTTCGTATGA
- the hisA gene encoding 1-(5-phosphoribosyl)-5-[(5-phosphoribosylamino)methylideneamino]imidazole-4-carboxamide isomerase, whose translation MIIIPAIDLFDNCAVRLFKGNYKEKKIYSSEPWKLAEGFAQNGATLLHLVDLNGARNQLGINENSILKIRKMTSLKVQLGGGIRDKEKLAYYDKIGIDRFILGTAAVTDPDLLKLALDNYGKERVVVAVDAIDGIVKIAGWEKDSGVRYRDLMDRLAKAGIEHIIFTDIAQDGTLAGPNLKAYQEILNSYPFQVIASGGISSLKDLMDLSSLKTKIPLYGVITGKALYEGKLDLAEAISSI comes from the coding sequence ATGATTATCATTCCGGCCATCGATTTATTCGATAACTGCGCAGTTCGTTTATTCAAGGGAAATTACAAGGAAAAGAAAATTTATTCTTCCGAACCTTGGAAACTTGCGGAAGGTTTTGCTCAAAACGGGGCGACCTTACTTCATCTTGTGGACCTGAACGGCGCTAGAAATCAGCTCGGTATCAACGAAAATTCCATCTTGAAAATCCGTAAGATGACTTCGCTCAAAGTGCAATTAGGCGGCGGAATCAGAGACAAAGAGAAATTGGCTTATTACGATAAGATCGGAATTGATCGTTTTATTCTCGGAACAGCCGCCGTAACAGATCCGGATCTTTTAAAACTCGCACTTGATAACTATGGGAAAGAAAGAGTCGTCGTCGCGGTGGATGCAATAGACGGGATCGTAAAAATTGCAGGGTGGGAAAAAGACTCGGGAGTTCGTTATCGAGATCTGATGGATCGCCTCGCAAAGGCGGGAATCGAACATATTATTTTTACGGATATTGCTCAAGATGGAACTCTTGCTGGACCGAACTTGAAGGCCTATCAGGAAATCTTAAATTCCTATCCGTTTCAAGTCATCGCCTCCGGCGGGATTTCCTCTCTTAAAGATCTTATGGATCTTTCTTCTCTTAAAACTAAAATTCCACTCTACGGTGTGATTACGGGAAAAGCTTTGTACGAAGGAAAACTGGATCTTGCAGAAGCGATTTCTTCCATTTAA
- a CDS encoding thioredoxin domain-containing protein: MSQLSKNKISIILSVLGLIFSFLLIQKYYGDPSSVGETLCNALSESGSCDKVSESAYSAIRNVPGLGDLPIALFGFVFYGFVGFLFVLSEIKKETSEKNLRFAFYVLVLGFVVDLGLFFLSVGVIKALCGLCVATYVVTIALLVVNFPVFKSLVDKSIRAVLNSFGGSFANFLIVILSFFVLGLYGGRISSGGTRLVSGSANGEKSVSEQLKEFETARTVEIDLKDVPILGDLNAPITIVKYADFNCGHCMHTSKILKSFLNEYEGIIKVAYKNFPLDGNCNRLVGRKSPEASSCIAASAALCANQQNKFYSVYTGLYDDNEAGVMHTAATVTRLAEKSGLKMDQFRACMSSTKIRDHINREVDEAEKLKINSTPTLFINNKPFPKSGTPDADFLRRLIHQLINQS; encoded by the coding sequence ATGAGCCAATTATCTAAAAATAAAATATCGATTATTCTTTCCGTATTGGGACTGATTTTTTCTTTTTTGCTTATCCAAAAATACTATGGTGATCCTAGTTCGGTCGGAGAAACTCTTTGCAATGCACTCAGCGAATCCGGTTCTTGTGATAAAGTTTCCGAAAGCGCTTACTCTGCGATTCGAAATGTTCCCGGCCTTGGAGATCTTCCGATTGCGTTATTTGGTTTCGTTTTTTACGGTTTTGTGGGTTTTCTTTTCGTGTTGTCCGAAATTAAAAAAGAAACCTCGGAAAAGAATCTAAGATTTGCGTTTTATGTTTTGGTTCTTGGATTTGTAGTCGACTTAGGACTGTTTTTTCTTTCCGTAGGAGTAATAAAAGCGTTATGCGGTCTTTGTGTTGCTACCTATGTCGTAACGATCGCACTTCTTGTGGTAAACTTTCCCGTTTTTAAATCCCTTGTCGATAAATCGATCCGGGCGGTTCTGAATTCGTTCGGCGGAAGTTTTGCAAACTTTCTTATTGTGATCCTTTCCTTTTTTGTTCTCGGTCTTTACGGAGGAAGAATTTCCTCGGGTGGAACCAGACTGGTTTCCGGTAGTGCGAATGGTGAAAAATCCGTTTCGGAGCAGTTGAAAGAATTTGAAACGGCTCGGACGGTTGAAATTGATTTGAAAGATGTCCCTATTCTTGGTGATCTGAACGCGCCGATTACGATCGTGAAATATGCGGACTTTAATTGCGGTCATTGTATGCACACGAGCAAGATTCTGAAATCTTTTCTAAACGAATACGAAGGAATCATCAAAGTGGCTTATAAGAATTTTCCATTGGACGGAAATTGTAATCGTCTCGTCGGAAGAAAATCCCCGGAGGCGAGTTCCTGCATTGCGGCTAGCGCGGCGCTTTGCGCAAATCAGCAGAATAAATTTTATTCGGTTTATACAGGTCTTTATGATGACAACGAAGCGGGAGTAATGCACACTGCAGCGACTGTAACTCGTCTCGCTGAAAAAAGCGGTTTGAAAATGGATCAATTCCGTGCTTGTATGAGTTCTACCAAAATCAGAGATCATATCAATCGTGAAGTAGACGAGGCTGAAAAACTGAAAATTAATTCTACTCCGACTTTGTTCATCAATAACAAACCTTTTCCAAAAAGTGGAACTCCGGATGCCGACTTTTTACGTCGATTGATCCATCAACTCATCAATCAGAGTTGA
- a CDS encoding IS3 family transposase (programmed frameshift) codes for MKKRFSEDQIHKILKESESGASTSDVCRKYGISGNTFYRWRSKYGGLELSDLKRMKTLEEENSKLKKLYAELALENEAIKDVTRKKVVSREQKREAVMLIKTKLGERKSCRLLQISRTVFRYRCGLQDKNKELKDRIRSLAYKHRRAGYRQIHSFIRQGEHVNHKRIYRLYSELGLKYRIKRKRKRLSLPTVPKIVPKKSEERWSMDFMSDSLYSGRRFRILNIIDDFGRFAVVTKAEFSITSERLVRILNEVSEVRSLPKQIVVDNGPEFTSKTFLRWAFEKRVDIHFITPGKPTENAFIESFNGKMRNECLNENWFKDIEEARRLIEEWRIFYNSERPHSSLGGLTPEEYLRRSA; via the exons ATGAAGAAACGTTTCAGTGAAGATCAAATTCACAAGATATTGAAGGAATCGGAATCAGGGGCATCGACCTCTGATGTTTGTCGTAAGTATGGAATCAGCGGAAATACTTTTTACCGTTGGCGTTCGAAATACGGAGGTTTAGAACTGAGCGATCTGAAGCGAATGAAGACTTTAGAGGAAGAGAACAGTAAGCTAAAGAAACTATATGCAGAATTAGCTTTAGAAAATGAAGCGATCA AAGATGTTACTCGAAAAAAAGTGGTGAGCCGCGAGCAGAAACGAGAGGCAGTTATGTTGATCAAAACGAAACTTGGAGAACGAAAATCCTGTCGTCTCTTGCAAATTTCCAGAACCGTCTTTCGGTATCGTTGCGGACTTCAAGACAAAAACAAGGAATTAAAGGATCGAATTCGTTCTTTAGCGTATAAACATAGAAGAGCGGGATATAGGCAGATCCATTCTTTCATTCGTCAAGGAGAGCATGTAAATCATAAACGAATCTATCGCCTGTATTCCGAATTGGGCTTAAAATACCGAATCAAGCGAAAACGAAAGAGGCTGTCATTGCCTACTGTTCCAAAGATTGTTCCTAAGAAATCGGAGGAAAGATGGTCAATGGATTTCATGTCGGATTCGCTCTATTCGGGAAGAAGATTCAGAATTTTGAATATTATCGATGACTTCGGTCGATTCGCAGTCGTAACGAAGGCGGAATTCTCAATTACTTCAGAAAGATTAGTAAGGATTTTGAATGAAGTATCCGAAGTCCGTAGTCTACCAAAACAAATTGTTGTGGATAATGGTCCCGAATTCACATCAAAAACATTTTTACGATGGGCTTTCGAAAAAAGAGTCGATATTCATTTTATCACACCGGGCAAGCCTACTGAAAATGCCTTCATCGAGAGCTTTAACGGAAAAATGCGAAACGAATGTTTAAATGAAAATTGGTTTAAAGATATCGAAGAAGCCCGGCGCCTCATCGAAGAGTGGAGAATCTTCTACAATTCAGAAAGGCCACATAGCTCACTCGGGGGATTAACTCCGGAGGAATATTTAAGACGCTCTGCTTAA